A genome region from Nocardia sp. NBC_01730 includes the following:
- the mftE gene encoding mycofactocin biosynthesis peptidyl-dipeptidase MftE — translation MLADLTSPEAGAWAAAGAILAVAVGATEQHGPHLPLSTDTDVAAVLCARLAAVRPDVLVGPAIPYGASGEHAGFPGTLSIGQAALELLIVELCRSATETFDRILLVNWHGGNIEPLRRAKDLLRSESRDVRVYLPRFDGDAHAGRSETALQLALAPDRVRDDLAAAGDTRPLAELLPLLRAGGVRAVSANGVLGDPAGATAGEGAALLEHLTGDLIDRTRLWWPVASPERTGT, via the coding sequence ATGTTGGCGGATCTCACCTCGCCCGAAGCGGGCGCGTGGGCCGCCGCGGGTGCGATCCTTGCCGTGGCGGTGGGTGCCACCGAGCAGCACGGCCCGCACCTGCCGCTGTCCACCGACACGGACGTCGCCGCGGTATTATGTGCCCGGCTCGCTGCTGTTCGGCCCGATGTGCTTGTCGGACCGGCGATTCCGTACGGCGCCAGCGGTGAGCACGCGGGCTTTCCCGGCACGCTGTCGATCGGACAGGCGGCGCTGGAGCTGCTGATCGTCGAGCTGTGCCGCTCGGCGACCGAAACCTTCGACCGGATCCTGCTGGTCAACTGGCACGGCGGCAATATCGAACCGCTGCGAAGGGCGAAGGATCTGCTGCGCAGCGAGTCGCGCGACGTGCGCGTCTATCTGCCACGCTTCGACGGCGACGCGCATGCCGGGCGGTCGGAGACGGCACTTCAGTTGGCGCTCGCGCCCGATCGGGTCCGCGATGATCTGGCCGCCGCGGGCGACACCCGTCCGCTGGCGGAGTTGCTGCCGCTGCTCCGTGCCGGGGGAGTGCGCGCGGTGAGCGCCAACGGCGTGCTCGGCGACCCGGCGGGCGCGACCGCCGGCGAGGGCGCCGCTCTGCTCGAACACCTCACCGGTGACCTGATCGACCGAACCCGGCTCTGGTGGCCGGTAGCCTCCCCGGAAAGGACCGGAACATGA
- the mftR gene encoding mycofactocin system transcriptional regulator (MftR, the mycofactocin system transcriptional regulator, is an uncharacterized TetR family DNA-binding transcription factor. Its role is inferred by context. It occurs as part of the biosynthesis locus for mycofactocin, a partially characterized electron carrier derived from the terminal Val-Tyr dipeptide of the precursor peptide MftA, through a radical SAM enzyme-mediated process.) produces MTAEQNQTMRDNRITRGRPRGTTKRELELIAMRLFTEQGFDDTTVEQIAAAAGISGRTFFRYFPTKAEVLWYQFDDEVAALRGAFATVPDDVPMMTAVRRVVVNANRYRAEDVPELRTRMQLVATIPALAATAGAHYDAWERTVSAFAAGRLGEPEDGLIPLAVGRTTLAAARAAFDAWLARADSDLTVYLDEALAALERGFATVPEAHAIRIEGEQAAGFGGGPGGV; encoded by the coding sequence ATGACCGCCGAGCAGAATCAGACGATGCGGGACAACCGGATCACGCGCGGCCGCCCACGCGGCACCACCAAGCGCGAACTCGAACTGATCGCCATGCGGCTTTTCACCGAGCAGGGCTTCGACGACACCACCGTCGAGCAGATCGCCGCCGCGGCGGGCATCAGCGGACGCACCTTCTTCCGATACTTCCCCACCAAGGCGGAGGTGCTCTGGTACCAGTTCGACGATGAAGTCGCCGCACTGCGCGGAGCCTTCGCCACGGTGCCGGACGACGTTCCGATGATGACCGCCGTGCGCCGAGTCGTGGTGAACGCCAACCGATATCGCGCCGAGGATGTCCCCGAACTACGCACCCGCATGCAGCTCGTCGCCACCATCCCCGCCCTGGCCGCCACAGCGGGCGCGCACTACGACGCCTGGGAGCGCACGGTGAGCGCGTTCGCCGCGGGGCGACTCGGCGAGCCGGAGGACGGCCTGATCCCCCTCGCCGTCGGGCGGACCACCCTCGCGGCAGCCCGCGCGGCATTCGACGCCTGGCTCGCCCGTGCCGACAGCGACCTCACCGTGTACTTGGACGAGGCACTCGCGGCGCTGGAACGCGGATTCGCTACGGTGCCTGAGGCCCATGCCATCCGGATCGAGGGCGAACAAGCGGCAGGTTTCGGCGGCGGCCCAGGTGGGGTATGA
- a CDS encoding STAS domain-containing protein yields MSEVSMSLSADSLTAGPVDNLLPQLVEHLRQNRTALREEWARRITDAQLLTAMTPEEIFSEATSVYDNYVEVLETGSVEALQAYARDLSERIIPRGVETDEVLGIVLLLRDVLARSLFEKYQADFELLNAVLDAYEPAANRIANTVGVSFVQERERVIRQQQEAIRELSTPVLQVREQLLILPIIGVLDSQRARQLTEQLLRAIRANRAKVVVIDITGVPAIDSTVANHLVQTVDASGLMGANVIITGLSSEIALTLVTIGLDLSKMNAVGDLQGGIEEAERLLGYEVSRVSERDGR; encoded by the coding sequence ATGTCCGAGGTGTCCATGAGCCTTTCGGCGGATTCGCTGACCGCGGGCCCGGTCGACAACCTGCTCCCGCAGCTGGTCGAGCATCTGCGCCAGAACCGCACCGCACTGCGCGAGGAATGGGCCCGGCGAATCACCGACGCCCAACTCCTCACCGCAATGACCCCCGAGGAGATCTTCTCCGAAGCGACTTCGGTTTACGACAACTACGTCGAGGTGCTCGAGACCGGTAGCGTCGAGGCCCTGCAGGCCTACGCACGGGACCTGTCCGAACGCATCATCCCGAGAGGAGTCGAGACCGACGAGGTGCTCGGCATCGTGCTGCTGCTGCGCGACGTGCTGGCCCGGTCCCTGTTCGAGAAGTACCAGGCCGACTTCGAGCTGCTCAACGCCGTGCTCGACGCGTACGAACCGGCCGCCAACCGCATTGCCAACACCGTGGGCGTCTCCTTCGTCCAAGAGCGCGAGCGCGTCATCCGCCAGCAGCAGGAGGCCATCCGCGAGCTGTCGACGCCGGTGCTGCAGGTGCGCGAGCAGCTGCTGATCCTGCCGATCATCGGCGTGCTGGACAGCCAGCGTGCCCGCCAGCTCACCGAGCAACTGCTGCGGGCCATCCGGGCCAACCGGGCGAAGGTTGTCGTCATCGACATCACCGGTGTGCCCGCGATCGACTCCACGGTAGCCAACCACCTGGTGCAGACCGTCGACGCGTCCGGCCTGATGGGCGCGAACGTGATCATCACCGGCCTGTCCTCGGAGATCGCGCTGACGCTGGTGACCATCGGCCTGGATCTGTCGAAGATGAACGCGGTCGGCGACCTCCAGGGTGGTATCGAAGAAGCGGAACGTCTCCTGGGTTACGAGGTTTCCCGGGTCTCCGAACGCGACGGCCGCTGA
- a CDS encoding STAS domain-containing protein codes for MPVPILKQGTYLIASVQSALTDADTERLQDDLMKQVSKYRAHGIIVDVTAIDVMDSFAARSLRTIAHMTQLRGAETVIVGLQPEVAFAMVQLGLTFEDMHTALDLEEGLAWLNRKTPARRQRDGRDSGR; via the coding sequence ATGCCGGTTCCGATTCTCAAGCAGGGTACGTATCTCATCGCGTCGGTCCAGTCTGCCCTGACCGACGCCGATACCGAGCGCCTGCAGGACGACCTGATGAAACAGGTCAGCAAATATCGGGCACATGGCATCATCGTGGATGTCACCGCGATCGACGTGATGGATTCGTTCGCGGCGAGATCATTGCGTACCATCGCGCACATGACGCAGCTGCGCGGCGCCGAAACGGTGATCGTCGGGCTGCAACCGGAAGTCGCGTTCGCCATGGTGCAGCTCGGGCTCACGTTCGAAGACATGCACACCGCCCTCGATCTGGAAGAGGGACTCGCCTGGCTGAACCGCAAGACCCCAGCCCGTCGCCAGCGAGACGGTCGTGACAGTGGCCGCTGA
- a CDS encoding ATP-binding protein: MAAENVVIAVRASGDIVIARQAGRELAAELGFTLTDRTMISTAISEIARNITSYAGSGEIRLLVDDREGRQALVVQAEDQGPGILDITRALEDGYSTGRGLGLGLPGARRLMDRLTVDSAPGRGTLVEMWKWVPNGA; this comes from the coding sequence GTGGCCGCTGAGAACGTGGTGATCGCGGTCAGGGCGTCTGGTGACATCGTGATCGCACGTCAGGCCGGACGCGAACTGGCAGCAGAGCTCGGATTCACATTGACCGACCGGACCATGATCTCCACAGCGATCTCCGAAATCGCCCGCAACATAACCAGTTACGCGGGAAGCGGCGAAATACGTTTGCTGGTCGATGACCGCGAGGGTCGACAAGCGCTGGTGGTGCAGGCCGAAGATCAGGGACCGGGCATCCTCGACATAACTCGCGCGCTGGAGGACGGCTACTCCACCGGGCGCGGACTGGGGCTCGGCCTCCCCGGTGCCCGACGATTGATGGACCGGCTCACCGTCGACTCGGCGCCGGGGCGCGGCACGCTGGTGGAGATGTGGAAGTGGGTACCCAACGGTGCATGA
- a CDS encoding SpoIIE family protein phosphatase, which yields MHEDGFIGRIEWAVAGRALPGQDVSGDRGVVLDTGGGTVLFAVLDGLGHGAAAADAAGRAAQVLAENRAEPLDVLMVLCHRALADTRGAAISLAHFEEGDRVRWLGVGNVESRVLTAGPIGLSVHATVLLTAGIVGYRLPANLQPQSVSVRPGDLLLMSTDGIVTESAERVDLSKSTADITSEILARDAKDTDDALVLAARHRGTAGPTT from the coding sequence GTGCATGAGGACGGGTTCATCGGCCGGATCGAGTGGGCGGTGGCCGGTCGCGCACTACCCGGTCAAGATGTCTCCGGTGATCGCGGGGTTGTCCTCGACACCGGCGGCGGCACAGTCCTTTTCGCCGTCCTGGACGGACTCGGGCACGGCGCCGCCGCTGCCGACGCTGCGGGCCGTGCGGCGCAGGTGCTCGCGGAGAACCGCGCCGAACCCCTGGATGTGCTGATGGTGCTCTGTCACCGCGCACTGGCCGACACCCGCGGGGCAGCGATCTCGCTCGCCCACTTCGAGGAGGGTGACAGGGTGCGCTGGCTCGGTGTCGGCAACGTCGAATCCCGGGTGCTCACCGCGGGTCCCATCGGTCTGAGCGTGCACGCCACCGTGCTGCTCACCGCGGGCATCGTCGGCTATCGGCTACCGGCGAACCTACAACCACAGTCCGTTTCGGTCCGCCCCGGCGATCTGCTATTGATGTCCACCGACGGTATCGTCACCGAATCCGCCGAGCGGGTCGACCTTTCCAAGTCCACCGCCGACATCACCAGCGAGATCCTGGCAAGGGACGCCAAGGACACCGACGACGCACTCGTGCTTGCCGCCCGGCATCGCGGCACAGCAGGCCCGACGACATGA